One window from the genome of Myripristis murdjan chromosome 6, fMyrMur1.1, whole genome shotgun sequence encodes:
- the lmf2a gene encoding lipase maturation factor 2a, with translation MGHITLPRRMFLWCMASIYLFAFVSLYVQIPGLYGNDGLLPARWQLRYSGKPLWEQFLSSPTLLWMAPRLGLDTHTAMELLCLIGAALSLAAVLVDALRDSIVFLCLWVLYMSLYQVGQVFLYFQWDSLLLETGFLCILVAPLTLIRGSRGVREHDGVTFWLARWLLFRLMFASGVVKLTSRCPTWWGLTALTYHYETQCIPTPLAWFAQQLPVWWQKLSVVGTFVIEIAVPFLFFSPLRRLRLGAFYLQVLLQVLIILSGNYNFFNLLTLALCLSLLDDQHVHFWLGKAQKNNNNNNNESRLWSWLCYLVELAVWSLIVFGMIVCFDLQVDVGKKSVSSRTVFTSHQFNQFLKRVTIPSIWMGVLSLTWEIITSMFRCACIQGFLRRFWGSMQWTIFAAAAAAMFTISLVPFTYVEYDSNASLWPGVRRAYEVVDRYQLVNSYGLFRRMTGVGGRPEVVIEGSNDRVTWTEIEFMYKPGNLSAPPAVVTPHQPRLDWQMWFAALGSYTQAPWFTSLMYRLLQGKRDVIELIQSDVTQYPFHQEPPTYLRAHRYKYWFTEPKADGSYPERWWRRVYVEEFYPTVQLGDSFLDSMLLQYGLKDKSAPRRLSNATVPRAVRWVRSQVRGVPAPLLIWSLFACSASLCLLRVLQNNKKPRESEKALVEEKPTMTASDHAKSAADGSSDITGQPDEPQEEEEEEEGSEDNEGQVEKDTVGDEEEEEEEEDAEEDERERDDDSLRKRK, from the exons ATGGGACACATCACACTGCCACGGCGCATGTTTCTGTGGTGCATGGCGTCCATCtacttgtttgcatttgtttcccTCTACGTGCAGATCCCAG GTCTCTACGGTAATGATGGTCTGTTGCCGGCACGCTGGCAGCTGCGGTACAGCGGGAAGCCCCTGTGGGAGCAGTTCCTGTCCTCTCCCACGCTGCTGTGGATGGCACCCAGGCTcggactggacacacacaccgccatGGAGCTGCTTTGTCTGATCGGAGCGGCTCTGAGCCTCGCCGCCGTGCTGGTGGACGCTCTCCGAGACagcattgtgtttttgtgcctctGGGTGTTGTACATGTCCTTGTACCAA gttgGCCAGGTTTTCCTCTACTTCCAGTG GGACAGCTTGCTTCTGGAGACGGGCTTCCTCTGCATCCTTGTTGCTCCGTTGACGTTAATCCGAGGATCACGAGGGGTCAGAGAACATGACGGTGTGACCTTCTGGCTGGCCCGCTGGCTGCTCTTCAGACTCATGTTTGCCTCCGGAGTGGTCAAGCTCACATCACGCTGTCCTACGTGGTGGGGccttacag CTCTGACGTATCACTATGAGACTCAGTGCATCCCGACCCCCCTGGCCTGGTTTGCCCAGCAGTTGCCCGTCTGGTGGCAGAAGCTGAGCGTGGTCGGGACCTTCGTCATAGAGATCGCTGtgcccttcctcttcttcagtcCACTGCGCCGGCTGCGGCTGGGGGCCTTCTACTTGCAG GTGCTTCTTCAAGTGCTCATCATCTTGTCTGGCAACTACAATTTCTTCAACCTGCTGACCTTGGCCCTCTGTCTATCTCTGCTGGACGACCAGCATGTGCACTTCTGGCTAGGCAaggcacagaaaaacaacaacaacaacaataatg AGTCCAGGCTGTGGTCGTGGCTGTGTTACCTGGTGGAGCTGGCTGTCTGGTCTCTAATCGTCTTTGGGATGATCGTATGTTTCGACCTCCAGGTGGACGTGGGAAAGAAGAGCGTCTCCTCCAggacag TGTTTACATCCCACCAGTTTAACCAGTTTCTGAAAAGAGTCACTATCCCCTCTATCTGGATGGGcgtcctctctctcacctgggaGATCATCACTTCCATGTTCAG GTGTGCGTGCATCCAAGGCTTCCTGAGAAGGTTTTGGGGAAGTATGCAATGGAccatttttgctgctgctgctgctgccatgttCACCATCAGTCTG GTGCCATTCACCTATGTGGAGTATGACTCTAATGCCAGCCTCTGGCCGGGGGTGCGTCGGGCATATGAGGTGGTTGACCGCTACCAGCTGGTCAACTCATACGGTCTGTTCCGAAGGATGACCGGGGTCGGCGGCCGGCCGGAGGTTGTCATCGAGGGAAGCAATGACAGAGTCACATGGACG GAGATAGAGTTTATGTACAAGCCAGGCAACCTAAGTGCGCCCCCGGCTGTGGTGACGCCCCACCAGCCCAGGCTGGACTGGCAGATGTGGTTCGCTGCCCTGGGCTCTTACACACAGGCCCCATGGTTCACCAGCCTCATGTACAGACTGCTGCAGGGCAAGAGAGACG TCATAGAGCTGATCCAGTCAGATGTAACTCAGTATCCATTCCACCAGGAGCCCCCCACCTACCTCCGAGCCCACCGCTACAAATACTGGTTTACTGAACCAAAGGCTGACGG ATCCTACCCTGAGCGCTGGTGGAGGAGGGTCTATGTGGAGGAATTCTATCCCACAGTGCAGCTTGGTGACTCCTTCCTGGACAGTATGCTCCTTCAGTATGGACTTAAG GACAAATCAGCTCCACGTCGCCTATCCAATGCCACTGTCCCCCGGGCTGTGAGGTGGGTGCGCTCACAGGTCAGGGGTGTTCCCGCCCCGTTGCTCATATGGAGCCTTTTCGCCTGCAgtgcctccctctgtctgcttaGGGTATTGCAAAACAATAAGAAACccagagagagtgaaaaggcTTTGGTCGAGGAGAAGCCCACTATGACTGCAAGTGATCATGCAAAATCTGCAGCTGATGGTTCCTCAGATATTACTGGGCAGCCAGATGaaccacaggaggaggaggaggaggaggaaggcagtGAAGACAACGAGGGACAAGTAGAAAAAGACACTGttggtgatgaggaggaggaggaggaagaagaagatgcagaggaagatgagagagaaagggacgATGACAGCCTCaggaaaagaaagtaa
- the miox gene encoding inositol oxygenase has protein sequence MAAISIGPDPSLAYRPNLMEKESKDKEDYRNFESGSLIDRVFNTYKLMHTNQTLDFVKRKHSEWSGCSHSQMGMMEAIMSLDQLVDESDPDVDFPNSFHAFQTAEGIRKEHPDKDWFQLVGLIHDVGKIMALAGEPQWAVVGDTFPVGCQFQNSIVFRDTTFLENPDDKNPAVNSKYGIYEPNCGLDNVLMSWGHDEYLYRVMKFNNCKIPEEGLYMIRFHSFYPWHSHGDYMHLCNEKDLSMLPWVTEFNKFDLYTKTTDMPDVEKLKPYYQSLIDKYCPGVLKW, from the exons ATGGCAGCCATAAGCATT GGTCCAGACCCGTCTTTGGCATATCGGCCAAATTTgatggagaaagaaagcaagGATAAGGAAGACTATAGAAACTTTGAG agtggAAGTCTCATTGACCGCGTGTTCAACACATACAAGCTGATGCACACCAACCAGACATTGGACTTTGTAAAGAGAAAG CACTCTGAATGGTCAGGCTGCAGCCACAGCCAGATGGGGATGATGGAGGCCATCATGTCTCTAGACCAGCTGGTGGATGAGTCCGATCCCGATGTGGATTTCCCCAACTCCTTCCATGCCTTCCAGACTGCCGAGGGAATCCGCAAAGAACACCCAGACAAAG ACTGGTTCCAGTTGGTTGGTCTGATCCATGATGTTGGAAAGATCATGGCTCTTGCTGGAGAACCCCAG tggGCCGTGGTGGGCGACACCTTCCCCGTGGGCTGCCAGTTTCAGAACTCCATCGTTTTCAGAGATACCACTTTCCTGGAAAACCCAGATGACAAAAACCCTGCCGTCAA TTCTAAATATGGGATCTATGAACCCAACTGCGGGCTGGACAATGTCCTCATGTCCTGGGGTCATGATG AATATCTCTACAGAGTTATGAAGTTCAACAACTGCAAGATCCCAGAGGAA GGGTTGTATATGATCCGCTTCCATTCCTTCTACCCCTGGCATTCCCATGGTGACTACATGCATCTGTGCAATGAGAAAGACCTTAGCATGCTGCCCTGGGTGACAGAGTTCAA TAAATTCGACCTGTACACCAAGACCACCGATATGCCCGATGTTGAGAAGCTGAAGCCTTACTACCAGTCTCTGATCGACAAGTACTGTCCCGGAGTACTGAAGTGGTGA